The following nucleotide sequence is from Acetobacteroides hydrogenigenes.
AACGCTCTTCCCCGCATCAACAACATGTCCGCCGCCAATATAGGTAAGGCTAGCTGCTAGCAGCCATGCAAAAGGTAGCGATGCCATTACGTTACCCAGCAGCGACACAAACTGGCTTCGGGCAATCTGGCGTATCAGCAGCAACGTATCGGGAGTAACAAGCTGGTCGGTGCTTCCGTTGGCTAGAGTTTTGGCTATGGTAGAGGCTGTCATGGCAGGCTGCTTGGTGGCAAGGGTAAAGTGCAGCATGTATATGGCAACAAACCCCATTGCATAGTTAAGGCTGTAGCCTACGGCTGTGCCTAAAGGCGACAGCGGCAGGTACGACACGCCAAGCTTAAGGCAGGCCAAAATTCCCACAACCAATCCCCCCCCAAGAGCACCCCTAAACATCTGAGCATACTCTTTCAGGTTGGCCACCTTGTAGTGTTCGCCCGTCTTCGAGGTGTTTACAGCTATCTTATAAAGAAGCAACCGAGTGTTGGTGTGCAGGTGCTTGCGGATGCTGTTCCTCTGCTTTTCAACCTTAACGAGGTGTACCATTAGGTTCGAAATCCCGTCGTCTACCCGCTTACGATCAGAAGACCAAATGGTGATAAAGAGCATGGCATAGCGCTCTACCTGCTGCTCGAACCGCTTAATCAGGTAGATGAAGTGCATGCTAACTCCGTAGCGATCCTTATTCTCGTAGATGTGATCGATGAGCTTTCGGCACCTATCCAGATGGCCAAGGATGGCCTCTTCGAAGCGGATTACCTCGTGGGTTGAGGCAGGGTTGCTGCGCGCCTTTACCAGCTTGTTGGTGGCCCGCGCCAGCTCCAGAAACGGGGAGTTAATATTCTCCAGTTCGGGCAGCTTCGAGTCGATTTCGGGCTCGTAGGCAATGGCGGTGATGCGCTGGGCCAGCACAATGAGCGAATCGGCAATGGCACCTTCGAGACCCGACAGCTCGAGCGGCACTCCGGATTTACGGAGCGCCTCTACAAAGCGGTGCCAGCTGGCGTACGAAAGCATGGAAAGCCAAAGGTAGTCGGTTCGACGATGGAATACCTCGTGCAGCAGCAGTCGGGCATCGTTGTCGGGGTAGTACTCGGGCAGGAACTTACGGTTTAGCTTGGCCACCAGGTCGGACCAGAAGCTACGGGTTGATACGATTCCGCTTTCGGTAAACAGCTTCTCGAAGCTGTGGCTCCTAAGCACGCCAAAAAGGTTATCGGCGACCCTCCCGGCAAGCTGAACATCGTGCTCGAGCAGCTCTACCAGCCACCCAAAGCGCTCTTGGGCGTAACCAGTATCGGAGGCAACGCTGGGCCGAACCAGCCCAACCAAATCCACCAGCACCTGCTTGGGGCTTCGACCCCCATCGTCCATCAGCAGCCTTAGCTCGCCTTCAAAAGCATCCTTATCCATACGCATCCATCGTTAAGCAACCCATGCATCTTGCTAAGATAGCTATTGAAACCGAGAAAAGAGCATCTGCCTTTGCCTTCGAAATGTTTGTTAACAAGAAACATCTTGCTAACTTTAGGACACTCTTGCGGCTCGTCCAGATGTAGCGATCTGCCAGCAACCCTGCTAGGGCTGTAGGAGCACCCAAAATAGATTAAAGCCATGCAGCTACATGGTCGTACGAATTTCAAAAACTTTACGCCTATGAAAAGTTCGATTACCGACAAGCTGGTGAAAGATCATCTAAAAGAAATTGAGGAGCACATAACCGCGCTCGAACAGCTGGTGAACCCCAATACGCCCGTCATCACCAACGAGGATCGACACCTGTACGGCAGAGGCGGCGGAAACGCCAACAAGCTGTTGGTTGCCGATGTGTCGCAGCTCGCCAAAACTCAGCCGCAGCTGAACTCCCCGCTGATTGACTGGTCCGAATTCGCCAGCGACAACCTAGCCGGAAGCACCATTGGGGGCTGGGTGTCGCGGATTAACGCCGTTGCCTACAAGCTCGAAAGCGCCAAGATGATGCACGAGTTCGACAACTACAACGACGCCATCGACCAGTACGCCCATCTTCAGTACCTAACCCGAAACAACGTACAGGGTGCCAGCGAGGCCTACAACCAGCTTAGGGGGCACTTCAGGAAGGGTAAGGCTAGCAAGGATAAGCCCGACAAGTAGCGTATGGCCATCCAACAGTAGGGTATCACTACACACAGCACAAGTATCACGAACCAGACGTACCGGCTGTCAGGGATAGCTGGTGTAAGCCTCCTGATTCAGGACTCGTAATACGCGATCCCATAACAGGGTTGCGGAATAGCGTACCACAGGTTCCTTCGGGAACCTTTTTTATGGGGTTGGCTTTGTTTAAGGTCCACCCAAACGGCATTAGCGCCACCCCTAGCGCCGATTCGGACCGGTGCGATGACCGATCGGGACCACCCCTAGGACCGGTACGGCGATGGCCTAACCGATCAACGAACCACCCCCAAGACCGGTACGGCGATGGCTTAACCGATCAACGAACCACCCCCAAGACCGGTACGGCGATGGCTTAACCGATCAACGGACCACCCCCAAGACCGATCGGAAGTAGGGCTAGGCCATCGGCCGATCTGGCATCACCCCTCTCCGAAGCGATGCTGAGCCATCCAAGAGCCAGGATAAGCTAGCCGTAGGGCATCGTCGGCTCAACCTATGGGGAAATTGCATCAGACAGCCTATCGCCGCCACATTAAGCGTTCGGAAAGATGGGATAAATGAAAAATAATCATAAACCGACACGCCAATGCAAAGATTTGCCCTTTAAGATACCGTCCAAATCACCATTACAAGTCTCTTGCCTTAAGAGTAAAAGAGCAAAACCCCATCCATACGCCCCTTGTCGGCCAAAAACCGTTTAATACTTTATAAGAATCCATCGCACAGCAAGCCCTTTTATGAGACATAAAAATAAATAGTTTCGACACCGCTACATTTTTAAATAAAACTATGTTGGAATCATTCAGGGGCTTCTTTTCGCTTAAGAAGCATCAAACTTTAAGGGGGAAAGTTTTCAAATTGGTGGGAATCTCGTTTAGTTCAATTCTACTTCTGACGGGGGTATTCTTCACCTACACGAACTGGAGCAACAGTACGTCGAACGCACAAAAGTACTACATCGAACAGGCTCAGGTAAACGCCACCGGAGCCAAGATGCGCACCTACCGAGCCATTGGTACCGTTCGAACGCTCAGCATTGCCATCGACAACCTAATCGAAGAGAGGAAGACGCTACAGGATAGCACCATTTCGCACCTTCTTAACGATGTCACCCAAAGGCTGACCAAGTACAACGACATCACGCTCTACCATGCGGCCTACATATCGCTGGATAGGCGATACCTACAGGCTGGCAACGGAGATGGCCGGGCCACCTTTATCTCGACAGAGGACAAGGTAGGGATGACCCGCATCGATAAGCCGAACTTCGACCAGAGCGAGCTCGACCAGTGCCTTCAGCGCTCGGAGACGGAACGAAAGACAGCCATCTCGCGCCCCTACATGAGCAGCTATCCCAACGGATCGCCCTCGGCTTTTGTGGCGTCGATATCGGCTCCAATTGAGTACAAGAATAAGGTAATCGGCAGCGTGGCCGTAGACATCCCGCTGCAACAGCTACAGCGCATCATCAAAAAAACGGAGGTTCCCGAAGGGGCATCGGCCTACCTGATATCCCACGATGGTCAGGTGGTTGCCCACACCAACGACGCAATGAACGCCAAGCCGCTCCCCAGCGATACCGATCCCAAGCTGATGGAGACCATCCAGTCCATCACCCACGACAAGAACAACCAAACTCCTCACTTCGTCGATTTAAATGGCAAATCGCACTTTGTGGTTCCGGTAAATGTCGATCAAACCTACACCACCTGGGCGTTTGGCCTATCCATTCCGAATAACGAGCTCTACAAGAAAGCACGCACCAACACCCTTATCGCCATTTTGGTGTCCTTGGTAGGCCTTGCAATTGGCCTCGCGTTGAGCCGCTTTATTGCAACACGAATCACCGAGCCTATTAACGAGATCAACCAAAGCATCAACAAGCTGGGCAAGGGCGAGGTTAAGAGCATAACCAAGCTGAACTCGGACGATCAAACCGAAATTGGTCAGATATACCGCTCCATGAACAACCTGATTGACTCGCTAGGAAGCGCAGTCCACTTTGCCTTCGAGATCGGCAAAGGGAACTTCAACGAGAACCTAGCCCGCCAAAGCGATAACGACGACATCAGCAATGCCCTTATAGAGATGAAGGAAAGCCTAATCCGCAGTAAGGAGCAGGAGCAGCAGCGCCAGCAGGAGGAGCAGATCAACAACTGGGCCAACGAAGGGGTAGCCAAATTCTCCGAAATCCTTCGCAGCAACCATACCGATATAAAGGAGCTGTCGCACCAGATCATCAGCAACCTGGTTCGCTACCTAGGCATTAACCAAGGAGGCCTATTCGTTCAGAACGACAGCGAAAAGCAATACCTGGACATGACAGCCTGCTTTGCCTACAGCCGTCGTAAGATGATGGAACAACGCTTTGAGGTTAACGAAGGCCTTGTTGGCCGCTGCTTCGTAGAAGCCGAGCCCATATACCTGCTGGAGGTTCCAGAAAGCTACATTACCATAACCTCTGGCCTAGGCGATACGCCTCCTAGGTGCCTTCTCCTTGTTCCGCTTAAGGTTGATGGAGAAGTAAACGGAGTAATCGAACTTGCATCGCTGGAGCCAATCGCCGAGTATAAGGTAAAGTTTGTGGAGAAGGTGGCCGAGAGCATTGCCTCTACGCTCAAAAACGTGCGCATCAACGAGCATACCGCTAAGCTACTCGAACAAACCAAAATTCAGGCCGAAGAGATGGCTGCAGCAGAAGAGGAAATGCGCCAGAACCTTGAGGAGCTACAATCAACGCAAGAGGAGATGGCCCGTGTTCAAGAAGAGCAAAAGCGTGCAATGGACAAGGTTACAACCGACAACCAAATGTTCGAAGCACTACTTCGAAGCACATCGGAGTATGTTTACTTTAAGGACAGCTCGGGCCGCTACGTAAAGGCCAGCGAATCTGCCCGAATGCTGCTTGGCGTAGATCGAATAGAGGAGGCCCTCGGCAAAACAGCCTTCGACCTATTCCCCGCTGACGTTGCCCAAGAAATAGACAAGGAAGACCAAGCCGTTATGAAAAGTCAAACACCGCTCCTAAAGCAGCAAGGAAAGCTAACCTATAAGGACGGAACAACCAAAACGGTAGAGAAGAATAAGTACCCAGTTAAGAATACAGGACAAGAGGTCGTTGGATTAATTTCAATATACAAAGAGGTGTAATATGGGAATGTAAGAGGGAATTAAAGCACCTTGAATTGCGAGAAAGGCGGGACTCTAAGAGTTCCGCCTTTCTCATTTATTTTTAGACACCAGAGGAAGGTGAAGGATAACGAATCTTTAAGCCCCCCTTGCTAAACATCCAGTTTCACGATGGTGATGCCGGCACCGCCCAGTTCCTCGCGCTCGTCGCTGAAGGACTTCACCAGGTCGACCGTTTTGAGGTAGTCGCGAATAAGCTGCTTTAGGATACCGTTACCCTTGCCGTGCAGGATGCGCAGGTCGGAGATGCTGAGCATGATGGCCTCATCTACCAGGTCGCGCACCATCTCCAGCGCCTCGTCGGCGCGCATGCCGCGCAGGTCGACGTTGCTCTTAAAGTTGTTGCGGCGGGTGCTCATCTCCACCACGGTCGACGAAACGGTACGGTCTTCGCGGATCTTCTGCTGGTACTCGGCGTTGGAGGCTCTATCCAGTTTCTCCACCTTTACCGATGTGTAGATGTTTCCAAAGGCGACGGTTGCGTTTTTACCGGAGATTTGGGTGATTTCGCCAACGGCATCCTGCCCTCTAAGACGAACCTTATCGCCAACTTCGAAGGGCTTTTGCGCCTTCGCCGTTGGAACCTTAATCTCTTTTTCGACCTTTTCAGACTTCCGCTCTTGGCGCTGGCGCAGCTGCTCCATCTTACGGGCGATGCGTGTATCCTCGTCTTCCGATTCCGACTCGATACGCTCCTTCTCCTTTTCGAACTGTTGACGGGCTAAGCGCGTCTTTTCGCGTTCGGCGTTGCTCTCCTTAATCTCACGAATGGTACGCTCGATGCTCTTGTTGGCCTCGGAGAGAATCGTCTTAGCCTCAACCTTTGCCTTTTCTACCACATCCTTACGCAGGTCCTTAATCTCCAAGAGATCCTTTTCGAACTTAGCCACCAGCTCGTCTAACCGCTTTTCGTTGCGCTTAATCTTATCGCGCTTGCCCTCCCAGTAGTTCTTGTCGCGGGCAATCTGCCGAAGCTGCTTCTCCATGCTCACGTACTCGTCGCCCACCTTTTCGGAGGCCGAGGCAAGCACGCTCTCGGGCAAGCCGATCTTTCGCGCAATCTCGAAGGCAAACGAGCTGCCGGGCTTGCCCATCTCCAGCTTAAACAGCGGCTGGATGTTGGTAACGTCGAACATCATTGCCCCGTTGACGATACCCTTGGCGTTCGACGCGAAGTACTTTAGGTTGGAGAAGTGGGTGGTGATCACCCCAAAGGTCTTCCGCTCTAGGAACTGGCCCAGCAGCGCCTCGGCGATTGCTCCACCAACGGTAGGCTCGGTTCCCGAACCAAACTCATCAATAAGGATGATAGACTTGGGGCTGATGCTGCGTAGGAACATCTTCATGTTGAGCAGGTGCGAGCTGTAGGTGCTCAGGTCGTTCTCCAGGCTCTGCTCATCGCCAATATCTATAAGAAGGCTTTCGAAGATTCCCATCTCCGATATCTCGGATAGCGGAACCAGGAAGCCCGATTGCACCATGTACTGCAGCAGCCCAACCGTGGTAAGGCATACCGATTTACCTCCGGCGTTAGGCCCCGATATCAGCAGCAGGTGGGTATCCTTGTTCAGCTCGATGTTGAGCGGAACCACCTGCTTGCCCTCCTTCTTCAGGGTAAGCATCAGGATTGGGTGCTTGGCGTTGCGCCAACTCAGGTGCGGATAGTCGACCAAAATCGGCTTTACCGCATCGATATCTAGCGCCACCTTGGCCTTTGCCTTAACGAAATCGACCGTAGCCATATAGTCGATGGCGCCCAACAGATCGGGCAGCATCGGGCGCAGGCCGTCGGCAAAGGTGGTTAGGATTACCACAATCTCGCGGCGCTCGTCATAGTAGAGCTCCTTTATCTCGTTGTTGAGCTCAACCACCTCTATGGGCTCAATGTAGAAGGTCTTTCCGGTGGCCGATTCGTCATGAACGAATCCCTTTATCTTACGCTTGTTGGCAGCGCTCACCGGAATCACGGGTCGCCCCTCGCGGATGGAAATCTGTACGTCCTCGTCTACCACACCGCTAGCTTGGGCGCTCTTAAGGATGGCAGCCATCCTGCGCGATATCTGCGACTCCTTAGCGCTGATCTCTCGGCGAATCTCCAGCAACCTTGGCGAAGCGTTATCCTTCACCTTGCCAAATCGGTCGATGATGCCATCGATACCTGCAACCACCGACGGGAATGCGCTTATCCCCTCCGACAT
It contains:
- a CDS encoding site-specific recombinase; the protein is MDKDAFEGELRLLMDDGGRSPKQVLVDLVGLVRPSVASDTGYAQERFGWLVELLEHDVQLAGRVADNLFGVLRSHSFEKLFTESGIVSTRSFWSDLVAKLNRKFLPEYYPDNDARLLLHEVFHRRTDYLWLSMLSYASWHRFVEALRKSGVPLELSGLEGAIADSLIVLAQRITAIAYEPEIDSKLPELENINSPFLELARATNKLVKARSNPASTHEVIRFEEAILGHLDRCRKLIDHIYENKDRYGVSMHFIYLIKRFEQQVERYAMLFITIWSSDRKRVDDGISNLMVHLVKVEKQRNSIRKHLHTNTRLLLYKIAVNTSKTGEHYKVANLKEYAQMFRGALGGGLVVGILACLKLGVSYLPLSPLGTAVGYSLNYAMGFVAIYMLHFTLATKQPAMTASTIAKTLANGSTDQLVTPDTLLLIRQIARSQFVSLLGNVMASLPFAWLLAASLTYIGGGHVVDAGKSVALMSDISPWTSLSLFYAAIAGVYLMLSGLIAGYYDNLILHNSFCLRVKSHRGLRRLLGERRLSRLAQYLSNNMGNIAGNVALGLFLGSTSTLGHFIGLPLDIRHVTFSAANFGIALADYPGLPSLAMVVEVAVGVFGIGLMNVVVSFGLSIAIALYSHGANPSDYLRLVRVLVLDFVRAPHQYILPLRIPRRRR
- a CDS encoding GAF domain-containing protein, encoding MLESFRGFFSLKKHQTLRGKVFKLVGISFSSILLLTGVFFTYTNWSNSTSNAQKYYIEQAQVNATGAKMRTYRAIGTVRTLSIAIDNLIEERKTLQDSTISHLLNDVTQRLTKYNDITLYHAAYISLDRRYLQAGNGDGRATFISTEDKVGMTRIDKPNFDQSELDQCLQRSETERKTAISRPYMSSYPNGSPSAFVASISAPIEYKNKVIGSVAVDIPLQQLQRIIKKTEVPEGASAYLISHDGQVVAHTNDAMNAKPLPSDTDPKLMETIQSITHDKNNQTPHFVDLNGKSHFVVPVNVDQTYTTWAFGLSIPNNELYKKARTNTLIAILVSLVGLAIGLALSRFIATRITEPINEINQSINKLGKGEVKSITKLNSDDQTEIGQIYRSMNNLIDSLGSAVHFAFEIGKGNFNENLARQSDNDDISNALIEMKESLIRSKEQEQQRQQEEQINNWANEGVAKFSEILRSNHTDIKELSHQIISNLVRYLGINQGGLFVQNDSEKQYLDMTACFAYSRRKMMEQRFEVNEGLVGRCFVEAEPIYLLEVPESYITITSGLGDTPPRCLLLVPLKVDGEVNGVIELASLEPIAEYKVKFVEKVAESIASTLKNVRINEHTAKLLEQTKIQAEEMAAAEEEMRQNLEELQSTQEEMARVQEEQKRAMDKVTTDNQMFEALLRSTSEYVYFKDSSGRYVKASESARMLLGVDRIEEALGKTAFDLFPADVAQEIDKEDQAVMKSQTPLLKQQGKLTYKDGTTKTVEKNKYPVKNTGQEVVGLISIYKEV
- a CDS encoding endonuclease MutS2; protein product: MIYPNTFEEKVGFDRIRQLTERYCATELAKEKLHVVKLSTNYEWITREICLVEELRQILMMEEGFPQTGYVNVDNLLKKLAVIGTFLDPNEMVLLRSALDVVNSILSFLRRVDAEKYPYFVRMSEGISAFPSVVAGIDGIIDRFGKVKDNASPRLLEIRREISAKESQISRRMAAILKSAQASGVVDEDVQISIREGRPVIPVSAANKRKIKGFVHDESATGKTFYIEPIEVVELNNEIKELYYDERREIVVILTTFADGLRPMLPDLLGAIDYMATVDFVKAKAKVALDIDAVKPILVDYPHLSWRNAKHPILMLTLKKEGKQVVPLNIELNKDTHLLLISGPNAGGKSVCLTTVGLLQYMVQSGFLVPLSEISEMGIFESLLIDIGDEQSLENDLSTYSSHLLNMKMFLRSISPKSIILIDEFGSGTEPTVGGAIAEALLGQFLERKTFGVITTHFSNLKYFASNAKGIVNGAMMFDVTNIQPLFKLEMGKPGSSFAFEIARKIGLPESVLASASEKVGDEYVSMEKQLRQIARDKNYWEGKRDKIKRNEKRLDELVAKFEKDLLEIKDLRKDVVEKAKVEAKTILSEANKSIERTIREIKESNAEREKTRLARQQFEKEKERIESESEDEDTRIARKMEQLRQRQERKSEKVEKEIKVPTAKAQKPFEVGDKVRLRGQDAVGEITQISGKNATVAFGNIYTSVKVEKLDRASNAEYQQKIREDRTVSSTVVEMSTRRNNFKSNVDLRGMRADEALEMVRDLVDEAIMLSISDLRILHGKGNGILKQLIRDYLKTVDLVKSFSDEREELGGAGITIVKLDV